From Deltaproteobacteria bacterium:
AATTATTGCGAAAACGGTGAAATCGCTCGACGCAAAAGGGCTTTAGCCAGATTAAGCGCGCGACGCGAAGCGCCGCGTCGGCCGGTGGCAAACTGCCAGAGTCCCCATAGTAGGTTCACTCCCGAACGCAGCAGTATGGCAAGGCGGAGCACGCTGGCAAAAACCGAATACTGTCGGCGACTTGCGTGCTTTCTCCAGTATCTCGCCATATTGCCGTACCAGATGTGAGCGAATTGAGCGTTGGTGATGAATTTCAGGCTATGGCCGCCAGCATGGATAGCTCGAGCGGAAGCTAGAAATGCCGAGAGCCAATTGCTCTCAAGAAGGCGTTTAGAAAAATCTACATCCTCAAACCACGCTGGCCAATATCGCTCGTCAAAGCCACTAATAGCTTTAAACGCGGCAGCTCTTACCATTAAACATGCGGCAGCTGGTTGCTCAACCAGAAAGGGATTTTTCGATAGGCAGACTTTAGAAGCTTCAGGGAACAGCGCTTCTCTAAAATATTTAGAAAAACAATAATCGTCCTTTCCAAGATAGCTCGCTGTCCAAGGGTTTGCCGGAAAAAGCCGATGCAAGTAGAACAACTCGGCAATTGTAGACCCCAACGTTGGAAAGCGCCTCGGTAAGTATCGCTCATCGATTTTTCCCGCTTCATCTCTAAGAAGTGGCGCAACTGCTCCGAGGTTATCGCAATTGTCCAGAGCCTCTATTAACTTAAAAATGCAGTCAGCTGAAATTTTAACATCGGGATTTAATATTAGTGCTGCCGCCGAGTTGTCGGCTTCCAAAGCCTTGTTAATGCCGCCGCCAAACCCTAAATTCGTAGGCAGTAAGTGAAAATTAAAACGCTGTCTAGCGC
This genomic window contains:
- a CDS encoding glycosyltransferase family 2 protein, whose translation is MSRLFSDKPLSEPALSSTRSINPVNALHIVIINFNSGEHLLNCLNSVAESISTLSATLDVMVTVIDNASTDNSAKEAASKFGARQRFNFHLLPTNLGFGGGINKALEADNSAAALILNPDVKISADCIFKLIEALDNCDNLGAVAPLLRDEAGKIDERYLPRRFPTLGSTIAELFYLHRLFPANPWTASYLGKDDYCFSKYFREALFPEASKVCLSKNPFLVEQPAAACLMVRAAAFKAISGFDERYWPAWFEDVDFSKRLLESNWLSAFLASARAIHAGGHSLKFITNAQFAHIWYGNMARYWRKHASRRQYSVFASVLRLAILLRSGVNLLWGLWQFATGRRGASRRALNLAKALLRRAISPFSQ